A window of Rhodococcus sp. SGAir0479 contains these coding sequences:
- a CDS encoding type VII secretion-associated protein, with protein MTGTRVCFGDDAIRVGTGRGSVEVPDETIRDCLDCIDDDHLLVGGHRVPTADVLAAALARALVSATEGSEFVDELEVVHPSHWGAVRRQVLESAARRCARDASVVPTAEAVRAPAGAARWVVLELAPLSCTATLVERNRDGHPTIAACEIAPTTGSLDVRDDPAAVAGLGSLIEAVAGAGAVDAVLVTGADDADLRRIVSGAIGSVTFVSAHDIVRVEPQPPAGPAAPAVESGLWADAGPAHPTPAVRTRRPRGRAVLVGAGGALVVAAAVVGAAVAFRPDREPAAVDAVQTLQRFEIGPASVELPSGWRSRSPEPGRLDLTPDGTGDRRIVVIPTAVGAGSDIATVARALERRIADRGPAGPFSEFDPAAEVAGRVGVSYLESPDDRSRVRWHVLVEDGVQVSVGCQFRVGDWDALTSACEQAIRSVVVRAY; from the coding sequence GTGACGGGGACGCGGGTGTGCTTCGGCGACGACGCGATCCGGGTCGGGACCGGCCGGGGGAGCGTGGAGGTTCCCGACGAGACGATCCGTGACTGCCTCGACTGCATCGACGACGATCACCTGCTGGTGGGCGGACACCGCGTACCCACGGCGGACGTCCTTGCCGCCGCCCTCGCGAGGGCGCTCGTAAGTGCCACCGAGGGATCGGAATTCGTCGACGAACTCGAGGTCGTGCATCCCTCGCACTGGGGAGCGGTGCGCAGACAGGTCCTCGAGTCGGCAGCGCGGCGATGTGCCCGCGACGCGTCCGTCGTGCCGACCGCGGAGGCAGTGCGAGCTCCCGCGGGCGCCGCCCGGTGGGTCGTGCTCGAGCTGGCGCCGCTGTCGTGTACCGCGACACTGGTCGAGCGGAACCGGGACGGACACCCGACGATCGCGGCGTGCGAGATCGCTCCGACGACGGGCAGCCTCGACGTGCGGGACGATCCCGCGGCCGTCGCCGGGCTCGGGAGTCTGATCGAGGCGGTGGCGGGTGCTGGGGCGGTGGACGCCGTCCTGGTGACCGGCGCCGACGATGCGGACCTGCGCCGGATCGTTTCCGGGGCAATCGGTTCGGTGACATTCGTCTCGGCCCACGACATCGTCCGTGTCGAACCGCAGCCGCCCGCCGGTCCGGCGGCGCCGGCAGTCGAATCGGGGCTCTGGGCGGACGCCGGACCGGCGCATCCGACACCGGCCGTGCGGACGCGACGCCCGCGGGGGCGTGCGGTCCTGGTCGGCGCGGGCGGTGCGCTGGTCGTCGCCGCGGCGGTCGTGGGGGCCGCCGTCGCATTCCGCCCGGACCGTGAACCCGCTGCCGTCGATGCAGTCCAGACGTTGCAGCGCTTCGAGATCGGTCCGGCGAGTGTCGAACTGCCGTCCGGGTGGCGGTCGCGGTCACCGGAGCCGGGCCGTCTCGATCTGACGCCCGACGGCACCGGTGACCGCCGGATCGTCGTGATCCCGACGGCCGTCGGCGCGGGCTCCGACATCGCCACCGTCGCCCGCGCGCTGGAACGGCGGATCGCCGACCGTGGACCGGCCGGCCCCTTCTCCGAGTTCGATCCCGCAGCCGAGGTCGCGGGCCGGGTGGGCGTCTCGTATCTGGAGTCGCCGGACGACCGGTCCCGGGTGCGGTGGCACGTCCTGGTGGAGGACGGCGTGCAGGTGAGCGTGGGCTGCCAGTTCCGGGTCGGGGACTGGGACGCGCTGACGAGCGCGTGCGAGCAGGCGATCCGCAGTGTCGTGGTCCGGGCGTACTGA
- the eccCa gene encoding type VII secretion protein EccCa, translating into MGTVHFVRRARREAPRTPGGEVGLQTPPEIPRVTPGSLFTKLLPLVMVAAMVGMVALMFTSGMASNPMSLLFPVMMMVSMLGMLVGGGRGGGAKAAEADEDRKDYLRYLDQLRRDAIETGRDQRTALEWSHPDPGALWTLAGTVRMWERRTADPDYCHVRVGRGSQRLATRLVPPETGPVEDLEPVSAVSLRRFVRAHSVVADLPTAVSLRGFAAVSIDGDRSDARGLVRSMLVQLCTFHGPDHVRVAVVCGPDTASEWEWVKWLPHAQHPDTRDGVGTARMVYGSALELESSLGQHFSMRGRFSRSAPPTAGVAQFVVVVDGGILDGDSGAITDGGLDSVTVVDLSGYCPRLAATRGLQLVTSDGALGARSGAGTETFATADVLTVRDATSAARRLAPYRIAPRTATEPGSEDGAPVAAGWSRLLGLGDVGAFDPARAWMPRHGRDRLRVPIGVGVDGSPVELDLKEAAENGMGPHGLCIGATGSGKSEFLRTLVLGLLATHSPEALNLVLVDFKGGATFLGLDDAPHVAAVITNLAEELAMVDRMKDALAGEMNRRQELLRAAGNFANVTEYERARSAGADLAPLPALFIVVDEFSELLSQQPEFADLFVAIGRLGRSLHMHLLLASQRLEEGKLRGLDSHLSYRIGLKTFSANESRTVLGVPDAYHLPASPGAGYLKCDSAEIVRFQASYVSGPYETESGHRSTEGAAPDVDLRPRAFTATPVSVPAIEQQVRPLEPEPAPAPEADTDPRSVLEVLVHRIRGRGPAAHEVWLPPLDAAPALDRIVPASALTGPVPAVSTLRAPIGVVDRPFDQRRDLLVADLAGSTGNVAVVGGPQSGKSTLLRTLIMSMAVGHSPQQVQFYCLDFGGGTLSGLAGLPHVGAVANRLDVDLVRRTVAEMTTLARQRERRFRELGIESMAQFRQLRGDGADGPAADDRFGDVFLVVDGWPSIRQDFEALEPQITALAGHGLSFGVHVVLATPRWADIRPALKDQLGTRIELRLGDPTDSDVGRAKAMLVPGGRPGRGITREGLHLLVALPRLDGASRTDDLGAAVAGAVEHLAVVRPGPPAPAVRMLPDRIPRDRLLAVTAGQRLGAGEPDAACLAVPIGIDEAELAPVYLDFADQPHFLVFGDSASGKTTLLRGICAGLMESNTPRQAKLIIGDYRRTMLGVVEGDHLAGYAASATTLATMMTDLAGILASRMPGPDTTQQQLRERSWWSGPEIYVVVDDYDLVATSSGNPLTPLLDYLAHAQDLGLHLIVARRSGGASRALYEPVIARMRDLVPAGLVLSGSRDEGNLIGTVRPSEMPPGRGTFVSRRGTSLVQLAWLPSL; encoded by the coding sequence ATGGGGACCGTGCATTTCGTGCGCCGGGCGCGCCGGGAGGCTCCGCGTACACCGGGTGGCGAGGTCGGGCTCCAGACGCCGCCCGAGATCCCCCGGGTCACGCCCGGGAGCCTGTTCACCAAGCTGCTCCCACTCGTGATGGTCGCGGCGATGGTGGGCATGGTCGCGCTGATGTTCACGTCGGGCATGGCGAGCAACCCGATGTCGTTGCTGTTCCCGGTCATGATGATGGTGTCGATGCTCGGAATGCTGGTCGGCGGCGGGCGGGGCGGGGGCGCCAAAGCGGCGGAGGCCGACGAGGATCGCAAGGACTACCTGCGCTACCTCGACCAGTTGCGCCGCGACGCGATCGAGACCGGCCGGGACCAGCGCACCGCGCTCGAGTGGAGTCACCCGGACCCCGGCGCGCTGTGGACCCTCGCCGGGACGGTCCGCATGTGGGAACGCCGGACCGCCGACCCCGATTACTGCCACGTCCGCGTCGGCCGGGGCAGTCAGCGACTCGCGACCCGACTGGTCCCGCCGGAGACCGGACCGGTCGAGGACCTCGAGCCCGTCTCCGCGGTGTCGTTGCGGCGGTTCGTGCGCGCGCACTCGGTGGTCGCGGACCTGCCCACCGCGGTCTCGCTGCGCGGGTTCGCGGCCGTCTCGATCGACGGCGACCGGTCCGACGCACGCGGGCTCGTCCGGTCGATGCTGGTGCAACTGTGCACCTTCCACGGCCCCGATCACGTTCGCGTCGCGGTGGTGTGCGGACCCGACACCGCGTCCGAGTGGGAGTGGGTCAAGTGGCTACCGCACGCGCAGCACCCGGACACCCGCGACGGGGTGGGGACGGCCCGGATGGTGTACGGATCCGCGCTCGAGCTCGAATCGTCACTCGGGCAGCACTTCTCGATGCGCGGACGGTTCTCCCGCAGCGCTCCGCCCACGGCGGGCGTGGCGCAGTTCGTCGTCGTGGTGGACGGCGGGATCCTGGACGGTGACAGCGGCGCGATCACCGACGGCGGGCTGGACTCGGTCACGGTGGTCGACCTGAGTGGTTACTGCCCGCGCCTCGCGGCCACCCGCGGACTGCAACTCGTGACCTCGGACGGTGCCCTCGGCGCCCGCAGTGGTGCCGGCACGGAGACGTTCGCGACCGCGGACGTCCTCACCGTCCGGGATGCGACGTCCGCGGCACGGCGGCTGGCTCCCTACCGGATCGCCCCGCGCACGGCCACGGAGCCGGGCAGCGAGGACGGAGCACCCGTCGCGGCCGGATGGAGCAGGCTGCTCGGGCTCGGGGACGTCGGCGCGTTCGATCCCGCACGCGCGTGGATGCCGCGCCACGGACGGGACCGGCTGCGGGTACCGATCGGGGTCGGTGTGGACGGCAGTCCCGTCGAGTTGGACCTCAAGGAGGCGGCCGAGAACGGCATGGGCCCGCACGGTCTGTGCATCGGCGCCACCGGCTCCGGCAAGTCCGAGTTCCTCCGCACGCTCGTGCTCGGACTCCTGGCGACGCATTCGCCGGAGGCCCTCAATCTCGTCCTCGTCGACTTCAAGGGCGGTGCGACCTTCCTCGGCCTCGACGACGCGCCGCACGTCGCCGCGGTCATCACCAATCTCGCCGAGGAGCTCGCGATGGTCGACCGCATGAAGGACGCGCTCGCCGGCGAGATGAACCGGCGGCAGGAACTGCTCCGGGCCGCCGGCAACTTCGCGAACGTCACCGAGTACGAGAGGGCGCGCAGCGCGGGCGCCGACCTGGCTCCGCTGCCCGCTCTGTTCATCGTGGTCGACGAGTTCTCCGAGTTGCTCAGCCAGCAACCCGAGTTCGCGGACCTGTTCGTCGCCATCGGCCGGCTCGGACGGTCGCTGCACATGCACCTGCTGCTGGCCAGCCAGCGGCTCGAGGAGGGCAAGCTGCGGGGCCTCGACAGTCACCTGTCGTATCGCATCGGCCTCAAGACGTTCTCGGCCAACGAGTCTCGCACCGTCCTGGGCGTGCCGGACGCCTACCACCTGCCCGCGTCGCCCGGCGCCGGCTACCTCAAGTGCGACTCCGCCGAGATCGTGCGCTTCCAGGCGTCGTACGTCTCCGGACCCTACGAGACCGAGAGTGGTCACCGATCCACGGAAGGGGCGGCGCCGGACGTCGACCTGCGGCCCCGCGCGTTCACGGCGACACCGGTCTCGGTGCCCGCGATCGAACAGCAGGTGAGGCCGCTCGAGCCGGAGCCGGCACCGGCACCGGAGGCGGACACCGATCCGCGGTCCGTGCTCGAGGTCCTCGTCCACCGGATCCGCGGCCGCGGCCCGGCGGCCCACGAGGTGTGGCTGCCGCCGCTCGACGCCGCCCCCGCCCTCGACCGGATCGTGCCGGCCTCCGCGCTCACGGGGCCGGTGCCCGCCGTCAGTACGCTGCGGGCTCCGATCGGTGTGGTCGACCGTCCGTTCGACCAGCGCCGCGACCTGTTGGTCGCCGACCTGGCCGGTTCGACCGGCAACGTCGCCGTCGTGGGCGGTCCACAGTCCGGCAAGTCGACGCTGCTGCGCACCCTGATCATGTCGATGGCCGTCGGGCATTCGCCGCAGCAAGTGCAGTTCTACTGCCTGGACTTCGGTGGCGGCACCCTGTCCGGTCTGGCCGGGCTTCCCCACGTGGGGGCGGTCGCGAACCGCCTCGACGTGGACCTGGTGCGGCGCACGGTGGCCGAGATGACCACACTCGCGCGACAGCGCGAACGGCGCTTCCGCGAACTCGGCATCGAGTCGATGGCGCAGTTTCGGCAACTGCGCGGCGACGGAGCCGACGGGCCAGCGGCCGACGACCGGTTCGGGGACGTCTTCCTGGTGGTCGACGGCTGGCCCAGCATCCGGCAGGACTTCGAGGCACTCGAACCGCAGATCACCGCCCTGGCCGGCCATGGCCTGTCGTTCGGTGTGCACGTGGTGTTGGCCACGCCGCGCTGGGCCGACATCAGGCCGGCGCTCAAGGACCAGCTCGGCACCAGGATCGAACTGCGCCTCGGGGATCCGACGGACTCGGACGTGGGACGTGCCAAGGCGATGCTCGTTCCGGGTGGCCGGCCGGGGCGCGGCATCACCCGCGAGGGGCTGCACCTGCTGGTCGCCCTGCCCCGGTTGGACGGTGCGAGCCGCACCGACGACCTCGGCGCCGCGGTCGCCGGTGCGGTCGAGCACCTCGCGGTGGTCCGTCCCGGGCCGCCCGCCCCCGCCGTACGGATGCTGCCCGACCGGATCCCTCGCGACCGGCTCCTCGCCGTCACCGCCGGGCAGCGGCTCGGTGCGGGGGAGCCGGACGCTGCGTGTCTCGCGGTGCCGATCGGGATCGACGAGGCCGAACTGGCTCCGGTGTACCTCGATTTCGCGGACCAGCCGCACTTCCTCGTCTTCGGTGACAGCGCATCAGGCAAGACGACTCTGCTGCGAGGAATCTGCGCGGGGCTGATGGAGTCGAACACGCCCCGGCAGGCGAAGCTCATCATCGGCGATTACCGGCGCACCATGCTCGGGGTGGTCGAGGGCGACCACCTGGCCGGATACGCCGCCTCGGCGACCACGCTCGCGACGATGATGACCGACCTCGCGGGGATCCTCGCGTCGCGGATGCCGGGCCCGGACACGACCCAGCAGCAGTTGCGTGAGCGCTCCTGGTGGTCCGGGCCGGAGATCTACGTCGTCGTCGACGACTACGACCTCGTCGCGACATCGAGCGGGAATCCGCTGACCCCACTGCTGGACTACCTCGCACACGCACAGGACCTCGGTCTGCACCTGATCGTCGCCCGCCGATCGGGCGGCGCGTCCCGTGCGTTGTACGAGCCAGTCATCGCCCGCATGCGGGACCTGGTGCCGGCGGGGTTGGTGCTGAGCGGCAGCCGGGACGAGGGCAACCTCATCGGCACGGTCCGTCCCAGCGAGATGCCACCCGGGCGGGGCACCTTCGTCTCCCGCCGCGGGACGTCGCTGGTGCAGCTCGCCTGGTTGCCGTCGCTGTGA
- the eccD gene encoding type VII secretion integral membrane protein EccD: MTVVDTERAVSGDARPRGPADLVRLTVLAPHTQIDLALPHSVPVDLLIPGIADLVRKHSAANDFDAAREPTEPVRWALSRVGAPPLDPSLSLRDHGVLDGELLVFDDVAASPPPPLFDDIMYNVAVAETGHAHPWNPRTARLTGSVLAVAASVSASLALAQVDGTVAALVAAGCALLALVALLVACAVVTRVYGDAGTGVTLGSAALPLAFVAGVQLVPGERGAPHLLLGLVAFGAAAVLALRASGTGQAVFGGAVTVSLFGAAAASGATLTDQPVRTVGALLAGAALVGLACAPRVAIMLAKLPLPPVPAPGTPVDPAEDDPDDSRRLPSFESVAARADRARRLLTGLVSATTLLIGFGVLAAAYPQSGTGIYWPGTALAVAAATVLMFRGRTYTAAQQAVPLVGGGGAILVLLCAMTAVAVPSAAFGVFAVAASTVVAALVLGITAPRTAFSPVQRRAAELVDYAAIASVVPLACWVSGLFAAVRGL, translated from the coding sequence GTGACGGTTGTCGATACCGAACGTGCAGTGAGCGGCGACGCGCGGCCACGCGGTCCGGCCGATCTCGTCAGGCTCACGGTGCTGGCGCCGCACACGCAGATCGACCTCGCGTTGCCGCACTCCGTACCCGTGGATCTCCTGATCCCCGGCATCGCCGATCTGGTCCGAAAGCACAGCGCGGCCAACGATTTCGATGCCGCTCGGGAGCCCACGGAACCGGTCCGCTGGGCCCTGTCGCGGGTGGGGGCACCACCGCTCGATCCGTCGTTGAGCCTGCGGGACCACGGCGTACTCGACGGTGAGCTGCTCGTCTTCGACGACGTCGCCGCCAGTCCCCCGCCGCCGCTGTTCGACGACATCATGTACAACGTGGCCGTCGCCGAGACGGGGCACGCGCACCCGTGGAATCCGCGTACGGCTCGACTGACCGGCTCCGTACTCGCCGTGGCCGCCTCCGTGTCCGCCTCGCTCGCGCTGGCGCAGGTCGACGGTACGGTCGCGGCACTCGTCGCGGCGGGTTGCGCATTGCTGGCGCTCGTGGCACTTCTCGTCGCCTGCGCCGTCGTGACCCGGGTGTACGGCGACGCCGGCACCGGGGTCACCCTCGGCTCGGCAGCCCTGCCGCTCGCCTTCGTCGCGGGCGTGCAACTCGTGCCGGGCGAGCGCGGCGCACCGCACCTCCTGCTGGGGCTCGTGGCTTTCGGTGCCGCGGCGGTGCTGGCGTTACGCGCGTCGGGAACGGGACAGGCAGTGTTCGGCGGCGCGGTCACCGTGTCGCTGTTCGGGGCGGCGGCGGCGTCGGGCGCGACACTCACCGATCAGCCGGTGCGGACGGTCGGCGCGCTGCTGGCCGGCGCGGCTCTCGTCGGGCTCGCCTGCGCACCCCGCGTCGCGATCATGCTCGCGAAGCTTCCGTTGCCGCCCGTCCCGGCGCCGGGGACGCCCGTCGATCCCGCCGAGGACGACCCCGACGACTCCCGCCGCCTGCCGTCGTTCGAATCGGTCGCGGCGCGCGCGGACCGGGCCCGCCGACTCCTCACCGGTCTGGTCTCGGCCACGACCCTGCTCATCGGGTTCGGCGTCCTCGCCGCGGCATACCCGCAGTCCGGCACCGGAATCTACTGGCCGGGTACGGCTTTGGCCGTCGCGGCGGCGACCGTGCTGATGTTCCGCGGCCGCACCTACACGGCGGCGCAGCAGGCCGTCCCGCTCGTCGGGGGTGGCGGCGCGATTCTCGTGCTCCTCTGCGCGATGACGGCGGTGGCGGTGCCCTCCGCGGCGTTCGGGGTGTTCGCCGTGGCAGCCTCGACCGTCGTCGCGGCGCTGGTTCTCGGTATCACCGCTCCGCGCACGGCCTTCTCCCCCGTGCAGCGCCGCGCCGCCGAACTCGTCGACTACGCCGCGATCGCGAGTGTGGTACCGCTGGCGTGCTGGGTGTCCGGCCTGTTCGCGGCTGTCCGCGGGCTGTGA
- the mycP gene encoding type VII secretion-associated serine protease mycosin: MSAPALRALRAGLAAAVVVLTASLGAGVAGGAVPPPVDPGRLPPPTRPAPLAPTEQRNACAVTEPMPDSPDVPLPQRTMDFTSVWPLSRGQGQTVAVIDTGVTRHPRLPGLTAGGDYVSDGDGIGDCDAHGTVVAGLIAAGPVAGSGFAGGAPDARIVTIRQSSANFSESRRRDDPNDVQNSTGYGNTQTMAMAVRQAADLGATVINISEVACRSAADGIGDGSLGAAVQYAATVRDAVVVAAAGNYRSGGCTVQNPPRDPVNPAADPWDSVAMIATPAWYDDYVLTVGSVNPDGSASEFSLGGPWVDVAAPGTGIVSLSPDGRGQTRSWTTGQGEQRSFDGTSFAAPLVSATAALVRARHPQLTAREVIERIESTAHAPAEGWNPFVGHGVVDPAAALTADLPLRPVTTATAQSVPIPAPTPDPTPDTRPRTVALSATAGVVVVSVVGVALTEALRRRRTG; this comes from the coding sequence GTGAGCGCCCCGGCACTGCGCGCGCTGCGTGCCGGTCTGGCAGCGGCGGTCGTCGTCCTGACGGCGTCACTCGGGGCGGGAGTGGCCGGCGGCGCCGTCCCGCCGCCCGTCGATCCCGGTCGGCTGCCGCCACCCACGCGCCCGGCGCCGTTGGCTCCCACCGAGCAGCGCAATGCGTGTGCGGTCACCGAGCCGATGCCCGACAGTCCCGACGTCCCGCTCCCGCAGCGCACCATGGATTTCACGTCGGTGTGGCCGCTGTCGCGCGGGCAGGGTCAGACCGTCGCGGTGATCGACACCGGCGTCACGCGTCATCCGCGGCTGCCCGGCCTGACGGCGGGCGGCGACTACGTCTCCGACGGGGACGGTATCGGCGACTGCGACGCGCACGGCACGGTTGTCGCGGGGCTCATCGCCGCGGGGCCGGTTGCCGGTTCCGGATTCGCGGGTGGGGCCCCGGACGCGCGGATCGTCACGATCCGGCAGTCCAGCGCGAACTTCTCCGAGAGTCGGCGCCGGGACGACCCGAACGACGTGCAGAACTCCACCGGCTACGGCAACACCCAGACGATGGCGATGGCCGTCCGACAGGCCGCGGATCTGGGGGCCACCGTCATCAACATCTCCGAGGTGGCGTGCCGGTCGGCGGCGGACGGGATCGGCGACGGATCACTCGGTGCCGCGGTGCAGTATGCGGCCACCGTGCGCGACGCCGTGGTGGTCGCGGCCGCCGGAAACTATCGCTCCGGAGGGTGCACGGTGCAGAACCCGCCGCGCGATCCCGTGAATCCCGCAGCGGACCCGTGGGATTCGGTGGCGATGATCGCGACCCCGGCCTGGTACGACGACTACGTGCTCACGGTCGGATCGGTGAACCCCGACGGTTCCGCGTCGGAGTTCAGCCTCGGCGGACCGTGGGTCGACGTCGCCGCGCCCGGCACAGGGATCGTCTCGCTCAGTCCCGACGGGCGGGGGCAGACCCGGAGTTGGACGACGGGGCAGGGCGAGCAGCGGTCCTTCGACGGGACGAGTTTCGCGGCGCCGCTCGTGTCGGCGACCGCTGCGCTGGTGCGCGCCCGGCATCCGCAGCTGACGGCTCGGGAGGTGATCGAACGGATCGAGTCCACCGCGCACGCCCCGGCCGAGGGGTGGAATCCGTTCGTCGGGCACGGGGTGGTCGACCCTGCGGCGGCGCTGACGGCCGATCTGCCGCTCCGGCCGGTCACGACGGCAACCGCGCAGTCGGTACCGATCCCTGCGCCGACGCCCGACCCGACGCCGGACACGCGACCGCGCACGGTGGCGCTGTCCGCGACGGCGGGCGTCGTCGTGGTGTCGGTGGTCGGGGTGGCCCTCACGGAGGCACTGCGGCGGCGCCGCACGGGGTGA
- the eccB gene encoding type VII secretion protein EccB: MPAQPTTRWQVSGYRFLVRRMEHALVRRDVRMLHDPMRSQSRALAVGAVVACLGLAACAALALIRPQDKIGNASIVVGKDSGAMFVDIDDTLHPVLNLASARLIVGEPAKPVMVAESEIDARPRGALVGIPGAPSALPSGAGAAGQPWTVCDTADSNRTGSATTTVVVGEPAWSEHVGPLRAGEALLVAHSDVTYLVYDGHRAPVDLADRAVTRALGLEGAQARPISRGLLDAVPETVPIEAPRIPDVGTVPPYEIAGRTVGSVVKVKRGDDTRYYVVLRGGVQEVSEATAVLVQFSDSQGLSEVPAVAPDALAQAPTAHELDVDSFPSAPPRIVDAPDEPVGCLTWTPKTSAEGDESGRVDAELTVSAGRALPIPEDGRPVRLAQADGGGDNADTVYVRPGSGGLVQTTGLETGSSRKGGLFFVADTGVRYGVGNPDAAKALGFDGAGSPAPWRMVELLAPGPVLGRPEALVAHDGVASDDNAAPVASGN; encoded by the coding sequence ATGCCGGCACAGCCGACGACACGATGGCAGGTCAGTGGATACCGGTTTCTCGTCCGGCGGATGGAGCACGCACTCGTCCGCCGTGACGTGCGGATGCTGCACGACCCCATGCGCTCGCAGTCGCGGGCGCTGGCGGTGGGTGCGGTCGTCGCGTGTCTCGGCCTCGCAGCGTGCGCTGCGCTCGCGCTGATCCGGCCGCAGGACAAGATCGGAAACGCGTCGATCGTCGTCGGAAAGGACTCCGGCGCAATGTTCGTCGACATCGACGACACCCTCCACCCGGTCCTCAACCTGGCGTCGGCGCGACTGATCGTGGGCGAGCCGGCGAAGCCGGTGATGGTCGCCGAGTCCGAGATCGATGCGCGACCCCGCGGCGCCCTGGTCGGGATTCCCGGCGCGCCGTCCGCTCTACCGTCGGGTGCCGGTGCCGCCGGACAACCGTGGACCGTGTGCGACACGGCCGATTCGAACCGAACCGGCTCGGCGACAACGACCGTCGTCGTCGGCGAGCCCGCGTGGAGCGAGCACGTCGGCCCGCTCCGTGCCGGGGAGGCCCTGCTCGTCGCCCACTCCGATGTGACCTACCTCGTCTACGACGGGCATCGGGCGCCGGTGGACCTCGCCGATCGGGCCGTCACTCGGGCGCTCGGACTCGAGGGCGCCCAGGCACGTCCGATCAGCCGGGGACTGCTCGACGCCGTACCCGAGACGGTGCCGATCGAGGCGCCCCGGATACCGGACGTCGGAACGGTGCCACCCTACGAGATCGCCGGACGCACAGTCGGATCCGTCGTCAAGGTCAAGCGCGGTGACGACACCCGCTACTACGTGGTGCTGCGCGGCGGCGTACAGGAAGTCAGCGAAGCGACCGCCGTCCTCGTGCAGTTCTCCGACTCCCAGGGACTGTCCGAGGTGCCGGCGGTCGCCCCGGACGCGCTCGCGCAGGCACCCACCGCGCACGAACTGGACGTCGACTCCTTCCCCAGTGCCCCGCCCCGCATCGTCGACGCCCCTGACGAACCGGTCGGCTGCCTCACGTGGACCCCGAAAACGTCTGCCGAGGGCGACGAGTCGGGGCGCGTCGATGCCGAACTGACCGTGTCGGCCGGCCGCGCGCTGCCCATCCCCGAGGACGGGCGCCCGGTCCGTCTCGCGCAGGCCGACGGCGGCGGCGACAACGCCGACACCGTGTACGTCCGCCCGGGCAGTGGCGGACTCGTGCAGACGACCGGACTCGAAACCGGAAGCTCCCGCAAGGGCGGGCTGTTCTTCGTGGCCGACACCGGTGTCCGGTACGGCGTCGGAAACCCCGACGCCGCCAAGGCACTCGGATTCGACGGGGCAGGATCCCCGGCGCCCTGGCGCATGGTCGAACTCCTCGCGCCCGGGCCCGTACTCGGACGGCCCGAGGCACTCGTCGCGCACGACGGCGTGGCATCCGACGACAACGCCGCGCCCGTCGCATCCGGAAACTAG